A DNA window from Legionella sp. MW5194 contains the following coding sequences:
- a CDS encoding DnaJ domain-containing protein, producing MPKKLYEILGLNTEQCSEDDIRKAYRKKALQHHPDKNQNDPSAEAKFKEVGAAYSILSDNHQRAQYDAGFIDEQGNPVQAQQHSAPRRPQPKPREEHAHRPQPQPREEQTHRPQPTRRASNQDNYDSHRFYPRPAPTYYRFYNSPSDASTFKPGPEHAPFFIYTTPTPLRTLFNLFTDFDAHLHREEKAESYRYHRGNSSAPEFISIKTHHAPSMERMIDQLIAQMILLELVSQMAPHYTTSTLPHR from the coding sequence ATGCCTAAGAAATTATACGAAATCCTTGGACTCAACACTGAACAATGTTCAGAGGATGACATACGCAAAGCCTATCGCAAAAAGGCGCTGCAACACCATCCTGACAAGAATCAGAACGATCCATCGGCTGAAGCAAAATTCAAGGAAGTTGGTGCTGCCTACAGCATTTTAAGTGATAACCACCAACGCGCTCAATACGATGCAGGCTTCATTGATGAACAGGGAAATCCTGTTCAGGCACAACAACACAGTGCACCCAGACGACCTCAGCCGAAGCCCCGTGAAGAACACGCTCACAGACCTCAGCCGCAGCCCCGTGAAGAACAGACGCACAGGCCTCAGCCGACCAGAAGGGCTTCCAACCAGGACAATTACGATTCGCATCGTTTTTATCCACGCCCAGCCCCAACCTATTACCGGTTTTATAATTCACCCTCGGATGCCAGTACCTTCAAACCAGGCCCAGAACACGCCCCGTTTTTTATTTACACGACCCCTACACCACTGCGGACTCTGTTTAATCTGTTTACCGATTTTGATGCTCATCTGCATCGGGAAGAGAAAGCTGAATCCTATCGCTATCACAGAGGCAATTCCTCCGCTCCGGAATTTATCTCAATCAAAACGCACCATGCTCCCAGCATGGAACGGATGATTGACCAGCTCATTGCCCAAATGATTCTTCTGGAACTGGTTAGTCAAATGGCCCCGCATTACACAACAAGCACCCTGCCTCACAGGTAA
- the typA gene encoding translational GTPase TypA produces the protein MIERIRNIAIIAHVDHGKTTLVDKLLQQTGTLNERAPKVERLMDSNALEKERGITILAKNTSVHWRDHQINIVDTPGHADFGGEVERILSMVDSVLLLVDAVDGPMPQTRFVTQKAFARGLNPIVVINKIDRPGARPHWVMDQVFDLFDNLGANDTQLDFPVVYASALNGYAKLDLDDEASDMDALLQTIIDRVSPPDVDENGPFQMQISSLDYSSYVGTIGIGRITRGRIKSKSPVKVIDKDGNIRSGRILQLLGFKGLDRVEVEDASAGDIVAITGIEQLNISDTLCDPNQVEALPALTVDEPTISMTFQINDSPFAGQEGKFITSRKVRERLQTELLHNVALRVEDTEDPDKFRVSGRGELHLSILIENMRREGYELAISKPEVIMREENGEQLEPYERLTVDVEETHQGAIMEKLGERRGEMQNMIPDGKSRVRLDYMIPTRGLIGFHTEFLSSTSGTGLMYHVYDHYGPAHRGRLGQRVNGVLIANCNGAARAFALFNLQERGRLFIEPQTMCYEGMIVGIHSRDNDLVVNVTKEKQLTNIRAAGSDENIILTPPIKLSLEQALEFIDDDELVEVTPQSIRLRKKALKEHERKRASRASAEE, from the coding sequence ATGATTGAGAGAATTCGCAACATCGCCATCATTGCTCACGTTGATCATGGCAAAACAACCCTGGTTGATAAACTGTTACAGCAAACCGGTACTTTAAATGAGCGCGCCCCCAAAGTGGAACGCCTGATGGATTCCAACGCCCTGGAAAAAGAACGCGGCATCACCATTCTTGCCAAGAACACCTCCGTTCACTGGCGCGATCATCAGATTAATATTGTCGACACCCCCGGCCATGCTGATTTTGGCGGCGAGGTGGAGCGTATTCTCTCCATGGTCGACAGCGTGCTGCTGCTGGTTGATGCCGTGGATGGGCCCATGCCGCAAACGCGCTTTGTCACCCAGAAAGCCTTTGCCCGCGGCTTAAATCCGATTGTGGTAATTAACAAAATCGATCGACCCGGCGCCAGACCGCATTGGGTCATGGATCAGGTGTTCGATCTGTTTGACAATCTGGGTGCCAATGATACACAACTTGATTTCCCGGTGGTGTATGCTTCCGCTTTAAATGGCTACGCCAAGCTTGATTTGGATGATGAAGCCAGCGACATGGACGCGTTGCTGCAAACCATCATTGATCGCGTCTCGCCACCCGATGTGGATGAGAATGGTCCTTTTCAGATGCAGATCAGTTCACTGGACTATTCCTCTTACGTAGGCACCATTGGCATCGGCCGGATTACCCGTGGCAGGATCAAAAGCAAATCGCCGGTGAAGGTTATTGATAAAGATGGCAATATCCGCAGCGGCCGTATTTTGCAATTACTAGGCTTTAAAGGGCTTGATCGCGTCGAAGTGGAAGACGCCAGCGCCGGCGACATCGTCGCCATCACGGGAATTGAACAGCTTAACATTTCTGACACCCTCTGCGATCCCAACCAGGTTGAAGCCCTGCCGGCATTGACCGTGGATGAACCCACCATCAGCATGACGTTTCAGATTAACGACTCGCCTTTTGCCGGGCAGGAAGGCAAGTTCATCACCAGCCGCAAGGTACGCGAGCGTCTGCAAACCGAATTACTGCATAACGTGGCTTTACGGGTTGAAGACACTGAAGATCCGGACAAATTCCGCGTCTCCGGTCGCGGCGAACTGCATTTGTCCATTCTCATCGAAAACATGCGCCGCGAGGGGTATGAATTGGCCATTTCAAAGCCTGAAGTGATCATGCGCGAAGAAAATGGCGAGCAGCTGGAGCCTTACGAACGTTTAACCGTGGACGTGGAAGAAACCCATCAGGGTGCAATTATGGAAAAGCTCGGCGAGCGGCGCGGCGAAATGCAGAACATGATTCCTGACGGTAAAAGCCGTGTACGACTCGACTACATGATTCCTACCCGCGGCTTAATCGGCTTTCACACTGAATTTCTGTCCAGCACATCCGGCACAGGATTAATGTACCATGTGTATGACCATTACGGCCCTGCGCATCGCGGCCGCCTGGGTCAACGCGTGAATGGCGTATTGATTGCCAACTGCAACGGCGCCGCTCGTGCGTTTGCCCTGTTTAACCTGCAGGAGCGTGGCCGCTTGTTCATCGAACCGCAAACCATGTGCTATGAAGGCATGATCGTCGGCATTCACTCTCGAGATAATGACCTCGTAGTCAATGTCACCAAAGAAAAACAATTGACCAATATCCGAGCCGCAGGCAGCGATGAAAACATCATTCTGACGCCGCCTATCAAACTGTCACTGGAACAGGCTCTGGAATTCATTGACGATGACGAACTGGTGGAAGTCACCCCGCAATCCATCCGTCTGCGCAAAAAAGCGCTGAAGGAACACGAGCGTAAACGGGCTTCACGCGCCAGCGCTGAGGAGTAA
- a CDS encoding DNA gyrase inhibitor YacG encodes MKTNKSKIICPTCGKSDTWRLDNPYKPFCSYRCKLIDLGEWASESRKIPGDPTNLDNVQDSDGSGE; translated from the coding sequence ATGAAGACTAATAAATCAAAAATTATATGCCCCACTTGTGGCAAATCAGACACCTGGCGTTTGGATAATCCGTACAAGCCCTTTTGTTCCTACCGCTGTAAATTAATTGATTTAGGGGAGTGGGCCAGTGAATCACGAAAAATTCCCGGCGATCCCACCAACCTGGACAATGTCCAGGACAGTGACGGTTCAGGCGAATAG
- the recN gene encoding DNA repair protein RecN, which translates to MLTSLRIENFAIVKQLDLDFSQGMTAFTGETGAGKSIMIDALMLALGGRGDASTLRTGEDKCDISATFHIDKTSEPAKWLEEHDIDCEAGEIILRRVIYAEGRSKSYINGQPFPLQKVKEFSEMLVHIHGQHQHQTLLHHATHRQQLDDYAGHDECLQQVQALYKQCLTIKQEMDHLKNQDAHSDRLELLQFQIDELQALNSYEGEMQSLSEEHQLLHHANDYLTHSQQILSLLNDNDELNINRALNQVLQSMNQLPQEQQTIKNAAELINNALIQCEEALNEIREFTNQVQLDPERLQTVELRLSALHQAARKYHVDANALPQHARQLQDEFEQLQNKEQRASFLQQEYDRCTRHYQEAAAQLSNARKLAAEKLSQEITRIIQQLGMPKGRVEIEISALDKMQAHGMDKVEYKVCTNPGMPSDLLSKIASGGELSRISLAIQMVTAQRGATPTLLFDEVDVGIGGATAALVGQLLRKLGKRLQVFCVTHQPQVASAAHHHFVVEKHSEHNETFSQIIALEESDKINEIARMLGGLTITEQTRLHAKELLVQNH; encoded by the coding sequence ATGCTCACCTCCTTGCGCATTGAAAATTTTGCCATTGTCAAACAGCTTGACCTGGATTTTTCCCAGGGGATGACCGCATTCACTGGAGAAACTGGCGCTGGTAAATCGATTATGATTGACGCCCTGATGCTGGCCTTAGGCGGCCGTGGTGATGCTTCCACATTACGCACAGGCGAAGACAAATGCGACATCAGCGCGACCTTCCACATTGATAAAACCTCCGAACCGGCTAAATGGCTTGAGGAGCACGACATTGACTGCGAAGCCGGGGAAATCATTTTGCGGCGAGTAATCTATGCGGAAGGCCGCTCAAAATCCTACATCAACGGTCAACCGTTTCCCCTGCAAAAGGTCAAGGAATTCAGCGAAATGCTGGTTCATATTCACGGCCAACATCAGCATCAAACGCTGCTGCATCACGCGACTCACCGTCAGCAGCTTGATGATTATGCCGGTCATGATGAATGTTTGCAGCAGGTTCAGGCTCTTTATAAGCAATGCCTGACGATTAAACAGGAAATGGACCATCTTAAAAATCAGGATGCCCATTCGGATCGTCTGGAGTTGTTGCAGTTCCAGATCGATGAATTGCAGGCTTTAAATTCCTATGAAGGCGAAATGCAATCCCTAAGCGAAGAACATCAGCTTCTGCATCACGCTAACGATTACTTAACTCACAGTCAACAAATCCTGTCTTTGCTCAATGACAATGACGAGCTCAATATCAATCGGGCCTTAAATCAGGTTTTGCAGTCCATGAATCAGCTGCCCCAGGAGCAACAGACCATTAAAAATGCAGCGGAACTCATTAATAATGCACTGATTCAATGTGAAGAAGCCTTAAATGAAATTCGCGAATTCACCAATCAGGTACAGCTTGACCCGGAGCGCCTGCAAACCGTCGAACTGAGGCTCAGCGCGTTGCATCAGGCCGCACGCAAATACCATGTTGATGCCAATGCGCTGCCCCAACACGCCAGGCAACTGCAGGACGAATTCGAGCAATTACAAAATAAAGAGCAGCGCGCCTCCTTCCTGCAGCAGGAATATGATCGCTGCACCCGGCATTATCAGGAGGCTGCGGCGCAGTTATCCAACGCCCGAAAACTGGCTGCAGAAAAACTGTCCCAGGAAATTACCCGCATTATCCAGCAATTGGGTATGCCAAAAGGACGGGTTGAAATCGAAATCAGCGCACTTGACAAGATGCAGGCGCATGGCATGGACAAAGTCGAATACAAAGTCTGCACTAATCCCGGTATGCCGTCGGACTTACTGAGCAAAATTGCTTCGGGTGGTGAACTGTCACGCATCAGCCTGGCAATCCAGATGGTAACAGCCCAACGCGGTGCCACACCCACCTTGTTATTTGATGAAGTGGACGTCGGTATTGGCGGCGCAACAGCCGCATTGGTCGGTCAATTATTGCGAAAATTGGGCAAGCGTCTCCAGGTTTTTTGTGTCACGCATCAGCCGCAGGTTGCCTCTGCCGCTCATCATCATTTTGTAGTGGAAAAACACAGTGAACACAATGAGACTTTTTCCCAGATTATCGCGCTTGAAGAAAGCGATAAAATCAATGAAATTGCCCGTATGCTCGGCGGACTGACCATCACGGAACAAACCCGGCTGCATGCTAAAGAATTGCTTGTTCAGAATCACTAG
- a CDS encoding NAD(+) kinase, whose protein sequence is MKQKFQRIIIYARQHRANQGVNESIERLVNFLHHQKIETYQDTETALHFKLNLPVLERSCMGKKQDLIIVVGGDGSLLSAARMAIKVNVPVIGINRGRLGFLTDINPKDMEKQLDTVLGGQYREEHRFLLQTRIHDDENTYFQGDALNDVVLGRGSETHLIEFDVYINQQYVCHYRSDGLIISTPTGSTAYALSAGGPIMHPQLNAMVLVPMFSHSLSSRPLVIDGQAKVDLVISELNETDLRISCDGHESRLVKPGQQVSVEKNAQQLRLLHPADYHYYDTLRIKLGWESKHQG, encoded by the coding sequence ATGAAACAAAAATTCCAACGCATTATCATTTACGCACGCCAACACCGTGCCAACCAGGGCGTCAATGAGAGCATTGAGCGCCTGGTTAACTTTTTACATCATCAGAAAATCGAGACCTATCAGGATACGGAGACTGCCTTACATTTTAAACTGAACCTCCCGGTCCTTGAACGCTCCTGCATGGGAAAAAAACAGGATTTAATTATTGTGGTCGGCGGCGATGGCAGCCTGTTATCGGCTGCGCGCATGGCCATTAAAGTCAATGTGCCGGTCATTGGCATCAACCGCGGCCGCCTGGGCTTCCTGACGGACATTAATCCGAAAGACATGGAAAAACAATTGGACACCGTGCTCGGAGGCCAATACAGGGAGGAGCACCGTTTTTTACTGCAAACCCGTATCCATGATGATGAAAACACCTACTTCCAGGGGGATGCCTTAAATGACGTTGTACTGGGTCGTGGCAGTGAAACCCACCTCATCGAATTCGACGTGTACATCAATCAACAGTACGTCTGTCATTACCGCTCGGATGGCTTGATTATTTCTACTCCTACGGGTTCCACTGCCTATGCCCTGTCGGCTGGCGGCCCGATCATGCATCCCCAGTTGAATGCCATGGTCCTGGTACCAATGTTTTCACACAGTTTAAGTTCAAGGCCTCTGGTTATCGATGGCCAGGCAAAGGTGGACTTAGTCATCAGTGAATTAAATGAAACGGATTTGCGCATCAGCTGCGACGGGCATGAATCACGGTTGGTTAAACCGGGACAACAGGTTTCTGTCGAAAAAAATGCGCAACAACTCCGCTTGTTACATCCCGCCGATTACCATTATTATGATACATTACGGATTAAACTCGGCTGGGAATCAAAACACCAGGGATAA